DNA sequence from the Penicillium psychrofluorescens genome assembly, chromosome: 3 genome:
CATGAACTGGAAGAAAACGTTGTTGATAGATCGCCGAATATATGACCGCAGATTCAAAAATTTGCCGTAGATACGATGCAATGTCGTCTTGAGGAAATCACGCTCCCGAGGATCTTCCGAGTCGAACAGGTCAAGCAACTAAAAGAGGTTATTAACATTTCATCTGTCATCTTACAAGCAGTCAGCATACCTGAAGGACAAACTGATGATCGATATACGCCTTGGCGATGTTCGTGTTAAAGTCCTGGCTCTCAATAAACCTCAGGAAGAACTCATAGACGACCTGGATATGAGGCCAAGCCACTTCCAGCACGggctcatcctcctccggaTCAAAGGCTTCACCTTGAGGTGTCATGGGAGGAGGAATAGGTCGAAAGAGGTTCTTGGCGAACATTTCCACCACGCGTGGGTACATGGGCTCCGTGATGACCGACCGATTATTCGCGACATAGTCCAAGAGCTCGTGGAGCGCCAGTCTCTTGATCTCTTTGGACTTCATGTCGGCCGTCGGGTCATTGAaatcgaagatgatgttgCATTGGTCGATTTTCTGCATGAACAGATCTTGGCGTCGGTTAGGAGGCACTTCATGAAAGCCCGGCAGCTTCTCCAATTCTCTCTGGCGCTGATCGGAAATGTCAAATCGCGAGGAGTGCTGGCGCTTGGGAGTGCGAATCCCCTCGGACAGGTCTTTGGGGGTGGTCTGAAGACGGTCGAAAACGTGCGATTTTCTGGGAGGCGCCAGGTCTCCGGGCATCGTCTCGGCAGCACCTGGAGGGGGAGCATGCTAGGAACAGGCATCCAAAAGTCAGCAGCTAGTACTCAAAGCCAGGGTACAGGTAAGAGGTGACTTACCGGTGCACTTGGGCTGATAATCACGCTGGGAGCCATCGGCTGGCCCTGTCTGGTCGGAGTTCCCGGGCCATTATTCACAGGCTGACCGGCTGCACCGGTTCCCTGGGGGATATAGTGTTGAACCGGCGTTCCGGGATGGGCTGCATTGGCAGGTGTTCCTGCGGGAGAAGCATCGTCCGGCGACTTGCCTCGCGCGTCATTCAAGGAGGTAGTAGACGAGGTCGGGGTGCCTTGGTTCGGAGATGACGATTGTTGCGCATGGTGGATGCCGAGGGACGCTTGGGATGTGGAAGTGGAggagtctttctttttcgagGACTTGTTGGAATCTTTTGCCCGCGACAACTGTTCATGCTGTAGAGAGGAGTGTCAGTCTGGGGGACAGTCGAGTAAGGGGGACTGCTCCATGGTGGCGGGAAAGGGAAGTG
Encoded proteins:
- a CDS encoding uncharacterized protein (ID:PFLUO_005700-T1.cds;~source:funannotate) — protein: MKGFRQRVHEQLSRAKDSNKSSKKKDSSTSTSQASLGIHHAQQSSSPNQGTPTSSTTSLNDARGKSPDDASPAGTPANAAHPGTPVQHYIPQGTGAAGQPVNNGPGTPTRQGQPMAPSVIISPSAPHAPPPGAAETMPGDLAPPRKSHVFDRLQTTPKDLSEGIRTPKRQHSSRFDISDQRQRELEKLPGFHEVPPNRRQDLFMQKIDQCNIIFDFNDPTADMKSKEIKRLALHELLDYVANNRSVITEPMYPRVVEMFAKNLFRPIPPPMTPQGEAFDPEEDEPVLEVAWPHIQVVYEFFLRFIESQDFNTNIAKAYIDHQFVLQLLDLFDSEDPRERDFLKTTLHRIYGKFLNLRSYIRRSINNVFFQFMYETERHNGIAELLEILGSIINGFALPLKEEHKLFLTRVLLPMHKVKSLSMYHPQLAYCIVQFLEKDSTLTEDVVLGLLRFWPKTNSTKEVMYLNEVEDIFEVMDPAEFAKVQEPLFNQLAKSVASPHFQVAERALYFWNNEYFCNLVSDNVETILPIMFAPLYENSKGHWNRTIHSMVYNAMKMFMEINPQLFDECSHEYTEHQNNADQREKTRLSRWDKIEEQAKDRKNGIPPPPAPVVDVPEAIDEVEAMTHESQKRLNTLKLQEDSDITKERPSREGTPNSTRRRGSIRGSRRRRSGSGSEIRPRRRSVGSGTSATNVQILHRSNSTK